From Oreochromis aureus strain Israel breed Guangdong linkage group 4, ZZ_aureus, whole genome shotgun sequence, a single genomic window includes:
- the LOC116325218 gene encoding BAH and coiled-coil domain-containing protein 1 isoform X7, translated as MEGRDFAAPAHLLSERGALVHRAASRIAPSGHSSVQHAGHFPPGKYYPSHIPMAPHSGSGLMGNSSASFMGTFLASSLGSPPSHPPHPSRPPSSPSSPSFRGGPHSSASQIWFPHSHEAGPGYPRFSGSLAHTFLPMSHLDHHANSGVLYGQHRFYDTQKENFYLRGLPSQPPLISANHSLPPMSRAGSGHTQGSCSRDRDQGVGTGIHKGLKEGSVERGVVNVKDKERSSGKQEAKERQQQQQQQQHHTHQPPQPTHHHHSHTHQQHPHYPQHPLPLEEVNSRALERHKASLTMYSKEHPQSMSKPLSACLHNGKMQNGDPGTGAGAKVSMSSCGGEDTTLRAMGGGGSSQNRHLGTSGSGRCTKEGVSGEMRISEQPSDCLERGQAPLHHSLPYSVPPPLHMSSATGGAHPHPHAHPHTHPHPGGFHCLQLHPSHPHHSHHTHHHPEFFCPPPPAPLANPASHERGPVNVGREPKVTGPTFVPSVADVGDKSNGPFQLNNPDCQGVGSGGGGSNAKDKTIEKNGGGGHHSNWHRKQQQQQQQQQQQQQQQQHPYRKTEKAPDWMQSHHQHLQSSQLPPPPQQQPPHSQQQHQVVRSRSAECINSGVEMDVFRPSLPQGPKAGHSVPHSVNTSPYRDCSHPGPPPNSSPLGSKNMGQHSGTQHSGPGGSCSLQRDGQKVARIRHQQHGRPGPETSSELNQGNSQELKRKMDMSPYGYSNSSGQQHHHQQPPVPPWNMRPPHHMSQPEEEQRKSYMELGSTGGQHSQQQQQQQQQQQQPGISLPPPQPPTAPPLSQQQQQPDPQGPTQGESSAMKSLLKYSNQQQPLLVSQKNPFGGLGNLKSGPSGGSCALQGNKQTLPSRKGTANDSERPDYNGRSRDMGEPGHGESEVRQPPVGIAVAVARQREPPCRSAENHPNSRQGRVHPSVKGQPRSMYLSDPTTEEDRKRLSEEQISLTCLDRERDAYIRDNKERVEFARIHPSSSCHGDLASHLMVPGGTSLQSGQLGDPAAHSAHHHWMPRTGSPSLWMTGHSYAGIGHTTLHQNLPPAFSAAMPGPLQPVLPLPQDPSAQLVVLPSEPPTHPATHHLDVMEQPGLWPPVYGARGPPSHMQHPAVYSRSQFLRQQELYALQQHQQLQHQHQSHQSQQSQLQSQPQQQQQQQPQQHRAAHAMNMQHQPAHNAQIQKRADEPSVELEELISEPRTSKPAKAYSYNPPQRNTSPPGTCTAHLSPCCQSPSLRQHPKSTPSTPCPAPSPVAAVPHSPAISPAPPQMLKVPESQDKTGEGQPPQEYPGSLEPDLPPGYTYPAIAMDYRSGPSPQGVQLAEPADLDAVQVEPAEHAPQSLASLGEELDCQVVVRPLPDPLPLKEVAHEEENRVVDGVLEQRDEVEITAVTEANYVHREEEQAEEQGQIAEEVLVCPPVESTVCEAPSCPVSISTEEPDRQDAVITLEEEDDDEVTGGEIQVEYAQKVSMPGEQEPELPTIIELDPASPESQSPPNECAEDSEQQHDNKMTPNDASVDSVCLSPASASAPSPSEESFAVAPKPVVPCYWSLELLIAAAFCTDVPPFPLFPYSTPSVAPSQCNPHQGIELLSELADLELQQQKRTCGKSQEEELLMFDLQSLATLATARALELGSEESSSASSERQFPARRILNLRRKCTWTPRNEPVCPAKVSMETMDGPELAMRVKLAELQRRYKEKQKELAKLQRKHDHHRKEETPRSPARRGPGRPRKRKPTLTTGPVSSSEGQRKVKSMGAGLGLPDDLGGGGESQRRKKRLSSRGFERLSSTQQVKAQSCRKSSLHSMLNSKLAGDVVQLKQKAQVKKNLSGTGSRDKEISLCNSNLKHGHRSQGTGKTDSRRESGGQSDTAASGDSVHQESWTGLVRCGRKKGSTTLSQHRTKVHRGQRHEAMEEEESSPAESDSSDQEDEEEEGSCDTDEVQDYKVQPSRDVTLSSSMIGPSPSSVVKLEANQKARNKKQRQELYGSQSLSGAEGEVKIRKKSNSRMGMTTAVKNHQDHQDRQPEVARKTCGPRSKEPRWGSLGTRGNRYRRSMGLATFPTTSERLKRATRKSTMLRGAINKRRSCWPIGGSSLQGEDGSRGQRSKDQQPKGRAVSRLLESFAADEGFQMDGSSFSEEEEHSSHSRKNPEVPNCVLSKELLTDGLKVLISKEDELLYAARVHTLELPDIFSVVIDGERGNRPRIYSLEQLLQEAVLDIRPESEAMLAEGTRVCAYWSERSRCLYPGYVRRGGSSDEGKQGGVMVEFDDGDRGKISLPNIRLLPPGYQIHCGEPSPSLLVPSGSAAKRTSSLEQAPISERPSDRLSTINTVNTTQSLTIIKRRPGRPKGSGKKQKQQQIENANKNPSPFLGWSSLTNTRKRTSDNLFQFNGAPKRTLKGKEDDLFSMTHSQSQASIPTKGLFSSSSFEVDSFRSIANGYSSFCTQSAGPGSALSLGSRSGLYGEKRKQDELVMPRSKRSGQEFLIKLDHEGVTSPKTKNSKALLLRGASSSVSGLPRTEAYSHPVLLVKDNKKGASRVELLLKGTTPQRKPSPSMRLGEYGDLGFSSHRDCHSSYSDLDDEEEEEEEERRAALAAASGGLRTAGRFLSRLSVSSSSSGSSSSSSSGSLSSSSLCSSENDSSYSSEDEDSSTLMLQSCLSSHRGLLQPSEPSTSSRPRQHAFVAKAMAVSSAKGATPNQVSHSKSLKRKECAGSMSKPTKDFVKKPRMLPDEATFIPRPKMSAFLSGRQMWRWSGSPTQRRGLKGKAKKLFYKAIVRGRETVKVGDCAVFLSAGRPNLPYVGQIENFWESWTSRMVVKVKWFYHPEETKLGKRHRDGKHALYQSCHEDENDVQTISHKCQVVSREEYECLTRNQKPNSTSPDLYYLAGTYDPTTGQLVTAEGVSIMC; from the exons CAGGTCCAGGGTATCCTCGATTCTCAGGGAGTCTGGCCCACACGTTCCTTCCTATGAGCCACTTGGATCACCATGCCAACAGTGGAGTTCTCTATGGGCAACACCGTTTCTATGACACACAAAAAG AGAACTTCTACCTTCGAGGTCTCCCATCCCAGCCACCTCTCATCTCAGCCAATCATAGTCTGCCACCAATGTCTCGGGCAGGTTCAGGACACACTCAGGGGTcctgcagcagagacagagaTCAAGGGGTAGGCACAGGCATACATAAGGGTCTTAAAGAGGGGTCTGTGGAAAGAGGAGTGGTAAATGTCAAGGACAAGGAGAGATCCAGCGGGAAACAAGAGGCTAAGgaaagacagcagcagcagcaacagcagcagcaccacacTCACCAGCCACCCCAGCcaacacaccaccaccattctCACACTCATCAGCAGCACCCGCACTATCCTCAGCACCCACTGCCCCTGGAGGAGGTAAACAGCCGGGCCCTGGAGAGGCATAAGGCGTCGCTCACGATGTACAGCAAAGAGCACCCTCAAAGTATGAGCAAGCCCCTCAGTGCCTGTTTGCACAATGGCAAGATGCAAAATGGAGATCCAGGAACTGGAGCAGGGGCTAAGGTGTCCATGTCCAGCTGTGGCGGTGAGGACACAACCCTTCGGGCTATGGGCGGTGGGGGGAGCAGCCAGAACAGACATTTGGGGACTAGTGGCAGTGGCCGCTGCACCAAAGAGGGGGTAAGTGGGGAAATGAGGATCAGTGAACAACCTTCAGACTGTTTGGAAAGGGGTCAGGCACCACTTCATCACTCTCTGCCCTACTCCGTACCCCCACCCCTACACATGAGTTCTGCTACTGGAGGGGCCCATCCACATCCTCATGCTCACCCCCATACACATCCACATCCAGGGGGCTTCCATTGTCTTCAGCTCCACCCCAGCCACCCACATCATtcccaccacacacaccaccaTCCAGAGTTTTTCTGCCCGCCGCCACCTGCTCCTCTAGCCAACCCTGCCTCGCATGAGAGGGGGCCAGTCAATGTGGGGCGAGAACCTAAAGTCACAGGGCCTACATTTGTGCCATCTGTGGCAGACGTAGGCGATAAATCTAATGGGCCATTCCAGCTTAATAACCCTGACTGCCAGGGTGTGGGTAGCGGAGGAGGAGGCAGCAATGCCAAGGACAAGACAATAGAAAAGAATGGTGGCGGTGGGCACCACAGTAATTggcacagaaaacaacaacaacaacaacaacaacaacaacagcaacagcagcagcagcagcacccatacagaaagacagagaaggCTCCAGATTGGATGCAATCCCACCATCAACACCTTCAGTCCTCACAGCTTCCTCCACCTCCCCAGCAACAACCACCACATTCTCAACAGCAGCATCAAGTAGTGCGATCGCGGAGTGCTGAGTGTATCAACAGTGGTGTGGAAATGGATGTGTTCAGACCCTCGCTGCCCCAGGGACCCAAGGCAGGGCACTCGGTCCCTCATTCTGTAAACACTTCTCCTTATCGAGACTGTTCCCACCCAGGACCCCCGCCCAACTCTTCCCCACTTGGAAGTAAAAACATGGGGCAGCACAGTGGAACACAGCACAGTGGTCCCGGAGGTAGCTGCTCTTTACAGAGAGATGGCCAAAAGGTAGCCAGGATTCGCCACCAGCAGCATGGCCGACCTGGCCCAGAGACATCCTCTGAGTTGAACCAGGGGAATAGTCAGGAGCTAAAAAGAAAGATGGACATGTCTCCTTATGGTTACAGCAACAGCAGTGGGCAgcagcaccaccaccagcagccccCAGTGCCACCCTGGAATATGAGGCCTCCTCACCACATGTCACAACctgaggaggagcagaggaagTCATATATGGAGTTGGGGAGCACTGGTGGGCAACactctcagcagcagcagcagcagcaacagcagcagcagcagccgggAATAAGCCTTCCTCCTCCACAGCCCCCCACGGCACCTCCCCTCAgccagcaacagcagcaaccTGATCCCCAGGGTCCAACTCAGGGAGAGAGCAGTGCAATGAAAAGCTTACTAAAGTACAGCAACCAGCAACAACCACTGCTTGTCTCCCAAAAGAATCCATTTGGGGGGTTAGGAAATCTAAAATCAGGTCCATCTGGGGGGAGCTGTGCCCTGCAGGGCAACAAACAGACTCTGCCTTCCAGGAAGGGTACGGCTAATGACAGTGAGCGTCCTGATTATAACGGGCGGAGCAGGGACATGGGGGAGCCAGGTCATGGCGAAAGTGAGGTGCGGCAGCCGCCAGTGGGAATAGCAGTGGCGGTGGCCAGACAGAGGGAACCACCTTGTCGTTCAGCTGAAAATCATCCGAACAGCCGACAGGGCAGGGTCCATCCGTCTGTGAAAG GGCAGCCCCGCTCCATGTATCTGTCAGATCCCACCACTGAGGAAGACAGGAAGAGGCTGAGTGAGGAACAAATAAGTCTCACTTGCTTGGACAGGGAGAGGGATGCATATATCAG GGATAACAAAGAAAGGGTGGAATTTGCAAGGATCCACCCTTCCAGCAGCTGTCACGGAGACCTTGCCTCTCATCTCATGGTCCCAGGCGGGACGTCCCTCCAGTCTGGCCAGTTGGGAGATCCTGCTGCACATTCTGCTCACCATCATTGGATGCCAAGAACTGGAAGCCCATCTCTCTGGATGACGGGACATTCTTATG CAGGTATAGGTCATACAACCCTACACCAGAATTTGCCACCAGCTTTCTCTGCAGCCATGCCAGGCCCTCTGCAGCCAGTCCTGCCTCTCCCTCAAGACCCCTCTGCCCAACTGGTGGTCTTGCCCTCCGAGCCTCCCACCCATCCTGCGACCCATCACCTGG aTGTGATGGAGCAGCCAGGGCTGTGGCCCCCTGTGTACGGCGCCCGGGGCCCACCCTCCCACATGCAACATCCTGCTGTGTACTCCCGATCCCAGTTTCTACGGCAACAGGAGCTGTACGCTCTCCAGCAGCATCAACAGCTTCAGCATCAGCACCAGAGTCACCAGTCGCAGCAATCACAACTGCAGTCTcaacctcagcagcagcagcagcagcagccacagcaGCACAGAGCTGCACATGCCATGAACATGCAGCACCAACCCGCTCACAATGCACAG ATACAGAAGAGAGCAGACGAGCCCTCAGTTGAACTGGAAGAACTCATTTCAGAGCCAAGAACATCTAAACCTGCCAAAGCGTACTCTTACAACCCACCGCAGAGGAACACCTCACCCCCTGGGACCTGCACCGCTCACCTGTCCCCTTGTTGTCAGTCCCCTTCGCTGCGACAACATCCCAAAAGCACTCCTTCAACACCCTGCCCCGCTCCTAGCCCCGTTGCAGCAGTACCTCATTCACCTGCCATTAGCCCTGCTCCACCTCAAATGCTAAAGGTTCCTGAATCCCAAGACAAGACGGGAGAGGGACAGCCTCCACAGGAATACCCAGGGTCTCTGGAGCCTG ACTTGCCTCCTGGATACACATACCCTGCTATTGCCATGGACTACAGGAGCGGACCGTCACCTCAGGGTGTTCAGCTGGCTGAGCCAGCTGACCTGGACGCAGTCCAAGTGGAGCCTGCTGAGCATGCTCCCCAGTCTCTGGCCAGCCTAGGGGAGGAGTTAGACTGTCAAGTGGTAGTCAGACCCCTTCCAGACCCACTCCCACTCAAGGAAGTGGCGCACGAAGAGGAGAACAGAGTGGTTGATGGAGTTCTGGAGCAGAGGGATGAGGTGGAAATAACAGCCGTGACAGAAGCTAACTATGTCCACAGAGAGGAGGAGCAAGCAGAGGAGCAGGGACAAATTGCAGAAGAGGTGCTGGTTTGTCCACCTGTTGAGAGTACTGTGTGTGAGGCTCCTTCCTGCCCAGTTTCCATTTCAACAGAAGAACCTGATAGGCAAGACGCTGTCATTACCTTGGAAGAAGAGGATGATGATGAGGTGACGGGTGGGGAGATTCAGGTGGAGTATGCTCAAAAGGTCAGCATGCCTGGAGAGCAAGAGCCAGAGCTGCCCACCATCATCGAGCTTGATCCTGCTTCTCCTGAGTCACAGTCCCCGCCTAATGAGTGCGCAGAGGACAGTGAGCAGCAGCACGACAACAAGATGACCCCTAATGACGCCTCAGTGGATTCTGTGTGTCTTTCCCCTGCCTCAGCTTCTGCCCCTAGCCCAAGCGAGGAATCTTTTGCTGTGGCCCCAAAACCTGTTGTGCCCTGCTACTGGAGTCTGGAGCTGCTAATTGCTGCTGCGTTCTGCACAGATGTGCCTCCATTTCCCTTGTTCCCATATAGTACACCATCGGTTGCCCCATCACAATGCAACCCACACCAGGGTATCGAGCTTCTGAGTGAACTAGCGGATCtggagctgcagcagcaaaAGCGCACTTGTGGAAAAAGCCAGG AGGAGGAACTGCTCATGTTTGACCTCCAAAGCCTTGCCACCCTGGCCACGGCCCGTGCGCTGGAGCTGGGCTCCGAGGAAAGCAGCAGCGCGAGTTCTGAGCGACAATTTCCAGCCCGCAGGATCCTCAATTTACGAAGGAAATGCACCTGGACACCTCGCAATGAACCA GTGTGCCCAGCCAAAGTTAGCATGGAAACAATGGATGGTCCAGAGCTTGCAATGCGTGTGAAATTGGCTGAGCTACAACGTCGGTAtaaagagaagcagaaggagcttGCCAAACTTCAGAGGAAGCATGATCATCA CAGGAAGGAAGAAACACCTCGCAGCCCAGCACGGCGAGGACCGGGGCGGCCGAGGAAGCGGAAACCCACCCTCACCACAGGTCCAGTGTCCTCATCCGAGGGCCAAAGAAAAGTCAA ATCGATGGGGGCAGGGCTTGGCTTGCCTGACGACCTGGGAGGGGGCGGAGAAAGCCAGCGAAGGAAGAAGAGGCTGTCCAGTCGAGGCTTTGAGCGACTCAGCAGCACACAG CAGGTAAAAGCACAGAGCTGCAGAAAAAGCAGTCTTCACAGCATGCTCAACTCCAAGCTGGCTGGAGATGTGGTTCAGCTCAAGCAAAAGGCCCAGGTTAAAAAGAATCTCTCAGGGACAGGCTCGAGGGACAAGGAAATTTCACTCTGCAACTCCAACCTTAAGCATGGACACAGAAGCCAGGGCACAGGCAAAACAGACTCCAGGCGAGAGTCTGGGGGACAAAGTGATACAG CAGCCAGTGGGGACAGTGTCCACCAAGAGAGCTGGACCGGACTGGTGCGCTGTGGACGTAAAAAGGGATCGACCACTCTGAGCCAGCACAGAACAAAGGTTCACCGTGGCCAAAGGCACGAAGCAATGGAGGAGGAAGAAAGCTCACCTGCAGAGAGCGACTCCTCTGATCAAG aagatgaagaagaggaaggcAGTTGTGATACTGATGAAGTTCAAGATTACAAAGTCCAACCCTCTAGAGATGTCACTTTAAGCTCCTCCATGATTGGTCCTAGTCCATCGTCTGTTGTAAAACTGGAGGCCAACCAGAAAGCcaggaacaaaaaacaaaggcagGAGCTTTATG GATCCCAGAGTCTGTCTGGTGCAGAGGGGGAAGTCAAAATCAGGAAGAAGTCCAACTCTAGGATGGGCATGACCACAGCAGTTAAAAATCACCAAGACCACCAAGATCGGCAGCCTGAAGTAGCAAGAAAAACATGTGGGCCCAGGTCTAAGGAACCTCGGTGGGGCAGTCTTGGGACCAGAGGCAACCGCTACAGGAGGAGCATGGGACTAGCTACCTTCCCCACCACAAGTGAGAGGCTGAAACGGGCAACCCGCAAGAGCACCATGTTGAGAGGAGCAATtaacaag AGGAGAAGTTGCTGGCCAATTGGGGGCTCATCTTTGCAGGGCGAAGATGGAAGCAGGGGACAAAGGAGCAAAGACCAACAG CCAAAGGGACGAGCAGTGAGTCGTTTGTTGGAGAGCTTTGCTGCTGATGAGGGTTTTCAGATGGATGGTAGCAGCTtctcagaggaagaggagcacaGCAGCCATTCGCGCAAAAACCCTGAAG TTCCAAACTGTGTCCTGAGCAAAGAGCTATTAACCGATGGCCTGAAGGTGCTGATTTCCAAGGAGGACGAGCTTTTATATGCTGCCAGGGTCCACACTCTGGAGCTACCAGACAT ctttagtgttgttattGACGGTGAAAGAGGAAACCGCCCAAGAATCTATTCATTGGAGCAACTGCTACAGGAAGCT GTCCTGGATATACGTCCAGAGTCGGAGGCTATGCTGGCTGAAGGGACCAGAGTGTGCGCTTATTGGAGTGAGCGCTCCCGCTGCTTATACCCAGGTTATGTTCGCCGAG GTGGTTCATCTGATGAGGGGAAGCAAGGCGGAGTGATGGTAGAGTTTGATGATGGGGATCGAGGGAAGATTTCACTCCCCAACATCCGCCTCCTGCCTCCAGGATACCAAATTCACT GTGGAGAGCCATCTCCTTCCTTATTGGTTCCCAGTGGTTCAGCAGCCAAGAGAACTTCCAGTCTGGAGCAGGCACCTATCAGTGAGAGGCCTTCAGACAGACTGAGCACTATCAACACTGTAAACACCACCCAAAGTCTGACCATTATTAAAAGAAGACCAG GGAGACCAAAGGGTtctgggaaaaaacaaaagcagcagcaaatTGAGAATGCCAATAAAAATCCTTCACCTTTCCTGGGCTGGAGTTCATTGACCAACACCAGAAAGAGGACATCTGATAATCTCTTTCAGTTCAACGGTGCACCCAAGAGGACCTTGAAAGGAAAGGAGGATGACCTGTTCTCTATGACTCATTCCCAGTCACAGGCTTCCATCCCAACCAAAGGCCTTTTCAGCAGCAGCTCATTTGAGGTGGATTCCTTTAGAAGCATTGCAAATGGTTACTCTTCCTTCTGTACCCAGTCTGCAGGACCAGGTTCGGCTTTATCTTTGGGTTCCAGAAGTGGGCTGTATGGTGAAAAGCGCAAACAAGATGAACTGGTTATGCCAAGGAGCAAAAGGTCTGGACAAGAGTTCCTCATCAAGTTGGATCATGAAGGAGTGACATCCCCCAAGACAAAGAACAGCAAGGCTCTGCTGCTGCGAGGGGCATCTTCCAGTGTAAGTGGCTTACCCAGGACAGAAGCATACTCTCATCCAGTCCTGCTGGTTAAGGATAACAAGAAGGGAGCCTCCAGAGTAGAACTTCTTCTAAAAGGGACCACACCTCAAAGAAAGCCCTCTCCTTCTATGCGTCTCGGGGAATATGGTGACTTGGGCTTCAGCTCTCACAGAGACTGTCACAGCTCCTACTCTGATCTGgatgatgaagaggaagaagaagaggaagagaggagggCTGCACTGGCTGCAGCCTCAGGAGGACTAAGGACTGCTGGTCGCTTCCTTTCTCGTCTCTCggtctcctcctcttcttcaggtTCTTCAAGCTCCTCCTCTTCAGGCTCTCTTTCAAGTTCCAGCCTCTGTTCctctgaaaatgattcctcgTACAGCTCAGAGGATGAAGATAGTTCAACACTGATGCTGCAGAGTTGTCTTTCTTCCCATCGGGGGCTCCTACAACCATCAGAACCCTCTACATCTTCAAGGCCTCGCCAGCATGCCTTTGTGGCCAAAGCTATGGCTGTTTCCAGTGCCAAAGGTGCCACACCTAACCAGGTCTCCCACAGCAAGTCCTTGAAGAGGAAAGAATGTGCAGGCTCCATGTCTAAACCAACTAAGGATTTTGTCAAGAAACCTAGGATGCTTCCAGATGAGGCTACATTTATTCCAAGGCCCAAGATGTCCGCATTCCTTTCAGGAAGACAAATGTGGAGGTGGTCAGGAAGCCCTACACAG AGGCGAGGACTTAAGGGCAAGGCCAAGAAGCTATTCTATAAGGCCATTGTGCGAGGCAGAGAAACGGTGAAAGTGGGAGATTGCGCTGTGTTCCTCTCAGCTGGACGCCCTAACCTCCCATATGTGGGTCAAATTGAGAACTTCTGGGAATCATGGACTTCTAGAATGGTAGTTAAAGTCAAATGGTTCTACCACCCTGAAGAGACAAAGTTAGGGAAAAGGCATCGAGATGGCAAG CATGCCCTTTATCAGTCGTGTCACGAGGATGAGAATGATGTCCAGACAATCTCTCACAAGTGCCAGGTGGTGAGCAGAGAGGAGTATGAGTGTCTGACTCGCAATCAGAAGCCGAACAGTACCTCTCCAGATCTGTACTACCTGGCTGGGACGTACGATCCGACCACTGGTCAGTTGGTCACTGCTGAAGGTGTTTCCATCATGTGCTGA